In the Candidatus Mycosynbacter amalyticus genome, one interval contains:
- a CDS encoding 6-phosphogluconolactonase: MSMKLVTEQDDLQIVEYLTSTLVAHLQADESVLWLVPGGSAMKVATKVLVGLEDVDTSKLCITLTDERYGRPNHPDENWIQLEQLGFNVSTINAYRVLRGEDAETTAQDFGDKLERLFATYDYKIGLFGIGADGHTAGIKPHTVAVTSDEYAAQFMGADFARVTMTPKAISELDEVVAYAHGTDKYPALRQLLHEDVPLLDQPAQALKTVPRSTLFSDFAD; the protein is encoded by the coding sequence ATGTCTATGAAGTTAGTGACCGAACAAGATGACCTGCAAATCGTCGAATATCTGACTTCTACTCTTGTCGCCCATCTGCAGGCGGACGAATCTGTGCTCTGGCTAGTGCCGGGTGGTTCGGCTATGAAGGTGGCCACTAAAGTATTGGTGGGACTTGAAGACGTCGATACCTCCAAGCTATGCATCACACTGACAGATGAGCGGTATGGTCGACCGAATCACCCAGACGAAAACTGGATCCAGCTCGAGCAGCTTGGTTTCAATGTGAGTACTATCAACGCATATCGAGTGCTGCGCGGCGAAGATGCCGAGACGACAGCACAAGATTTCGGCGATAAGTTGGAGCGGTTGTTTGCCACCTACGACTACAAAATCGGCCTTTTCGGTATCGGTGCCGATGGGCATACGGCGGGTATCAAGCCGCATACTGTGGCGGTGACAAGCGATGAGTACGCAGCGCAATTCATGGGTGCTGATTTTGCTCGCGTCACTATGACGCCAAAAGCGATTTCCGAGCTAGATGAGGTAGTAGCCTACGCGCACGGCACAGACAAATACCCAGCGCTGCGTCAGCTGCTGCACGAAGATGTACCACTATTAGATCAGCCCGCACAAGCGTTGAAAACCGTGCCACGGAGTACGCTTTTCAGCGATTTTGCTGACTGA